The Mangrovimonas cancribranchiae nucleotide sequence CCTTTTTGATGCAGTTTTTGCTCAACAACATTAGCTATTGTTGATTTTCCTGATCCAGACAAACCCGTAAACCATATTAAAAATGACTTATGATTATTGTGTTTTTGCCTATCGTTTACAGAGATTTGATAACTATGTGGGATGATATTTTTTTTCATACGTCTTCGTTTTTTCTTTCTGACAGTCCAAAGTCTATTTTATACCAAATACGCTCATGTAGGTAATATAAAACCATTTTTGTAATAATCTCTGCAAATCCTATTTTTAGTGCAGACAAAGGGTCTCCAGAAATAATCCAAGCCAATGTCATCGTATCAATTGTTCCTACCAATCGCCAAGTTATGGTTTTGGCTATATGACGTTTTCTACTCTCTAGTAAAACACCATCTTTTGATAGGTTTATTTTATACCAAACACGTTCATGAAGATAATATAAAACTGTTTTTGTGGTAACTTCAGCTAGGCCTATTTTTAAGCCAGCTAGTGGATTTCCAGTAATTATCCAAGATAGAATAATGGTATCTAAAGTACCAACAATCCGCCAGGTAATAGTTTTTGCAATATGTCGTTTATAGGAAACGTCTGCCATATTATTGACTTACTAAAAAGTAACTGTTTAGTAAATTCTCTTTATTGTATTGAAGGGGTTGATTGGTTTCTTTTGAAATGACTTCTAGGCCTACAGCATTGCAAATAGCTTGTCCCGCAGCAGTATCCCACTCCATAGTTGGTGCATAACGTGGGTAAACATCGGCATTGCCTTCGGCTACTAAACAAAACTTTAAAGAACTTCCTTTAGAGACTATCTCAACCTCTTTACCCTCTGCCTTTAAGCTTTCTACAAAATCTAAGGTGTCTTGATTCATATGCGAACGACTGCCAACAACTGCTACTTTATTGGTATTGTTTTGTTTGGGTTGTAAGGGTTCTACTAAATCCAATATAGTTTCAACAGTAACATCATGTGACTCTAAATTTGCCTTAAACGCTTCGTTTTTTTCTACATCAGCAAAATAGATGGTTTTTACGGCAGGCACATAAATAACACCTAAAATTGGTTTACCGTTTTTAATTAATGCGATATTTACTGTAAACTCGCCATTTCTTTTTATAAATTCTTTGGTACCATCTACGGGATCTACTACCCAGCAGGTTTCCCAAGTTTTTCTAACAGCGTAATCTGTTTGTTTATTCTCTTCAGAAATAATGGGTATTTCTGTTGGAATCAAGAACGAATTAATAACATCATTAGCGCGTTTATCGGCCTCTGTTAATGGCGATTTATCGTCTTTTATTTCTACATCAAAAGCGGTGTCATACACTTGCATGATAACCTTTCCTGCTTGTAATGAGGCTTTTATTGCTGTTTGTAGGCTTTTATTATCCATTGTTTGAAAATAAGAATACAAAATT carries:
- a CDS encoding DUF2061 domain-containing protein; this translates as MADVSYKRHIAKTITWRIVGTLDTIILSWIITGNPLAGLKIGLAEVTTKTVLYYLHERVWYKINLSKDGVLLESRKRHIAKTITWRLVGTIDTMTLAWIISGDPLSALKIGFAEIITKMVLYYLHERIWYKIDFGLSERKNEDV
- the cysQ gene encoding 3'(2'),5'-bisphosphate nucleotidase CysQ, whose amino-acid sequence is MDNKSLQTAIKASLQAGKVIMQVYDTAFDVEIKDDKSPLTEADKRANDVINSFLIPTEIPIISEENKQTDYAVRKTWETCWVVDPVDGTKEFIKRNGEFTVNIALIKNGKPILGVIYVPAVKTIYFADVEKNEAFKANLESHDVTVETILDLVEPLQPKQNNTNKVAVVGSRSHMNQDTLDFVESLKAEGKEVEIVSKGSSLKFCLVAEGNADVYPRYAPTMEWDTAAGQAICNAVGLEVISKETNQPLQYNKENLLNSYFLVSQ